CCAGGCTTTTGAATGGGCAAAAGTGCTTGGAAAGGCTGATATACACTTTGAGGATGGTAAGGTAGTAAAAATTGAATGGCAGGCGATTCCTGTTGTACAGTCAAAGGTCGTTGGAAAAGATGAATCTGGGAAGAACATTTACCAGGTAGTAACGCCCGAAGCCCCGTATGTCAAAAATCCTCTTGACTACTTCAAGAAACTTGGCGGAGCGAAACTTGACACAGTTATAGGCTACACGGAAATCTTACTTAACGGTGAAAGAGCAGATGTGAGATCAAAGACAACTAATCTCGCCAACCTTATTACAGACTCAATGCTTTGGAAAACAGGTGCGGATGTTGCCTTGACAAACGGTGGTGGAATCAGAGCATCAATCAAGCCTGGTGAAATAAAGATCAGGGACGTTTTGACTGTGCTACCATTTGGAAATACTCTCTATGTCTTAGAAATGAAAGGTTCTGAGTTGTTGAAAGTGTTCGAATACGCCGCAACTGTACCGAATGGACAAGGAGCATTTTTGCAAGTTGCTGGTGCAACATGGAAAGCTGAAGGTGGAAAACTCACAGAAGTGCTCATAAAAGGTAAGCCGATAGATCCAGAAAAAGTCTACAAAGTCGTGACCAACAACTACATGGCCGCTGGTGGAGACGGTTACACGATGCTCAAAGGTCAGAAAGGGTACGATACGTTCTTTGTAATGGCCGATGTTGTGGTTGAGTACATTCAGAAGGTTCTTGGCGGAAAGATAACATCTTACGATGATAAGCCAAGAGTGGAAAGAAAATAGAAAATAAAGCAATTTTCAATATGATCAAAGGGCGGGGTCAACACCGCCCTTTTTTATTTTCATTTGTTAACTTTTTCTGTGAAAAGGTGTATAATTGAACTGAGGTGATGGACATGGAAAGAAAGTATCAAATTTTGGAATTGCTTAAGAAGAGCAAGACACCAGTGAAAGGGAAATACTTAGCTGAGCTTTTTGACGTCAGCAGACAAATCATAGTTTCGGATATTGCACAGCTACGAGAAGAAGGCCATAGAATAGTTTCCACAAGAGATGGTTACATATACGATGCGGGAAATAAAGTGCGTAGAGTTATTGCAGTAAAACACTCTTCGCAGGATATTTACGACGAACTTAAAAGGATCGTTGAAAATGGTGGAAAGGTTCTGGATGTTATCGTTGAACATCCTGTATACGGCGAAATTACTGGGAGGATTGATGTATCTACTTTGGATGAAGTGGAAAAATTTGTTTCCCTTTTAGCATCAAGTGGTACAAAACCACTCTCTGAGATTTCAAACGGAATTCATCTTCATACAATTGAAGCTCCGGATGAGGAAACTATGGAAAGGATTCTAAAAGCGATTGCTAAGTACAGGCTTTCTAACGAAAACACAGAATGCGAAAAATAACTTGCTGGAGGTGAAAATATGGAGGCGCTACTGATCGTTGATGTGCAGAATGATTTCGCAAAACCGGGCGGTGCTTTGTATTTCCCCGGTGCGGAGAATGTCATCCTTCCTATCGTCGAACTTGTCAAGGAGTTTAAACAAAAAGGATTACCGATTATTTATACAAGAGATTGGCACGAGGATAACGACTACGAATTTAGCATTTGGGGAGTTCACTGTTTACATGATACAAAAGGTAGTGAAATTGTGGATGAGCTGAAAGAAGCTCTGGAAGGATATGATAAAGTTTACGAAATAAAGAAGAGTAGGTACTCTGCATTCTATGGTACAAATCTTGAGAATCTGCTTAAAGATTTGAGTATTAAAAAGGTCCATGTTGGTGGTCTTGTAACACACATTTGTGTTCTTTTTACCGTTGAAGAACTGAGGAACAGAGGTATAGAAACGATTGTTTATTCCAATTGTGTGAATAGTTTCGACAAAGATATGCACAATTTTGCTCTCCGTGAGATGAAGGAAGTATTGCTAGCTCAGGTTGTCTGAAGTTTGAAGTGTAATCAATCTTAATCAAATGTTAATTGTACTTTGTTGAAAGTGTGTTAAACTTGCTTAGAATGTGCTCACAGAAAAGCACACCACTCCTTTCTCCTTGCGTGTGAAAATGACCACCCAAGTCAGGTTAACAGGTAAAGAAAGCAAGGTGAGGGGTGGAAAATTTCAAATCCCGCAGGGAAGAAAGGTAGGAAAAAGATATGATAAGAAGTGTTGAGGTTACGCAAGGTGCTGAAGCGGAAAACGGTTTCAAAGGTTTTGGTTTGAGTGAAGAAACACTCGGTGCGATTGAAAAGAAAGGTTATACTCAGCCAACGGAGATTCAGCGGTTAGTACTTCCCGTAGCGTTAAAGACAGACAAGGATATTATCGCACAAGCGCAAACAGGGACGGGAAAGACCGCTGCATTTGCTATACCATTACTTGAGCGTATCGACTTTAGAGCGGACAAAAGTGTCAAAGCTCTGATTGTAACACCGACAAGAGAGTTGGCGCTACAGATATACGAAGAAATAAAAAGCCTAAAAGGAAATCGACGTATCAAGGTGGCAACCGTCTACGGTGGACAATCAATGGAAAGACAACTCAAAGACCTTGAAAGAGGTGTAGATATCGTTGTAGGTACACCAGGTAGGTTGCTTGACCACATAAATCGTAAGACGCTTGATTTGTCAAATGTAAAATATCTGGTCTTAGATGAAGCAGATAGAATGCTCGATATGGGATTTCTGGACGATGTACTTGAGATAATTAAGCAAACTCCAGCTTCGAAGAGAATTTTTCTGTTCTCAGCAACAATGCCAAAAGAGATAGTAAATATAGCAAAAAAGTTCATGAAAGAGTACGAGCATATATCAACTGTTAAGGAAGAGCTTACGACTGAAAATGCCGAGCAGTTGTATTTCGAAGTTGAAGAAAGTGACAAATTACCACTTCTATGCAGAATAATCGACATGAACCCAGATTTTTATGGAATTGTCTTTTGCCAAACAAAAGCAGAAGTGGATGAAA
The DNA window shown above is from Fervidobacterium changbaicum and carries:
- a CDS encoding bifunctional UDP-sugar hydrolase/5'-nucleotidase encodes the protein MKRYLVVLLLLVSLLALAVKITVFHINDTHGHAWPFTDSAGNIIGGFSTVATMIDAERKANPYVLFLHAGDINTGVPESDLLNALPDIFVLNRMKLDAMAIGNHEFDKPRDVLLRQMSWAKFPFLSANIYKDGKPYFTPYIIKNVGGIRVAIVGFTTEHTRILEGPNSEDLEFKNVIEVAKTLIPEVRKQADIVIALTHLGVGQGYSELYTTADQLAKEVPGIDLIIDGHSHTDLKQPMVVNGVPIVQAFEWAKVLGKADIHFEDGKVVKIEWQAIPVVQSKVVGKDESGKNIYQVVTPEAPYVKNPLDYFKKLGGAKLDTVIGYTEILLNGERADVRSKTTNLANLITDSMLWKTGADVALTNGGGIRASIKPGEIKIRDVLTVLPFGNTLYVLEMKGSELLKVFEYAATVPNGQGAFLQVAGATWKAEGGKLTEVLIKGKPIDPEKVYKVVTNNYMAAGGDGYTMLKGQKGYDTFFVMADVVVEYIQKVLGGKITSYDDKPRVERK
- a CDS encoding transcription repressor NadR, which codes for MERKYQILELLKKSKTPVKGKYLAELFDVSRQIIVSDIAQLREEGHRIVSTRDGYIYDAGNKVRRVIAVKHSSQDIYDELKRIVENGGKVLDVIVEHPVYGEITGRIDVSTLDEVEKFVSLLASSGTKPLSEISNGIHLHTIEAPDEETMERILKAIAKYRLSNENTECEK
- a CDS encoding cysteine hydrolase family protein, with protein sequence MEALLIVDVQNDFAKPGGALYFPGAENVILPIVELVKEFKQKGLPIIYTRDWHEDNDYEFSIWGVHCLHDTKGSEIVDELKEALEGYDKVYEIKKSRYSAFYGTNLENLLKDLSIKKVHVGGLVTHICVLFTVEELRNRGIETIVYSNCVNSFDKDMHNFALREMKEVLLAQVV